In Capsicum annuum cultivar UCD-10X-F1 chromosome 7, UCD10Xv1.1, whole genome shotgun sequence, one genomic interval encodes:
- the LOC124885569 gene encoding uncharacterized protein LOC124885569 yields MSTASTPPREPSPDILLRSKRKRKNITAKPSKSFSSPKPSSSSISTVKVTTGQGSTSSKLSPKSTSHPKKQVPHPGSSDPSDSDSDYLPDTPPVPFTSIDSDDDIYVDTAADKTSQLDHVLHFQKRKMIRGKVVTGFGGPDMDTLVSKLTAQGWSSLFLQGDHQRRFGKNEVYEFYTNGVAIREMISTTVHGKTINLYPADMGRFLSWMVGVIM; encoded by the coding sequence ATGTCTACTGCTTCTACTCCCCCACGCGAGCCCTCTCCTGATATTCTCCTCCGCTCTAAAAGAAAACGCAAGAATATCACAGCAAAACCCTCAAAGTCCTTTTCCTCTCCCAAACCCTCATCATCCTCAATATCTACTGTCAAAGTCACTACTGGTCAAGGGTCCACCTCCTCTAAACTTTCTCCAAAATCTACTTCCCATCCCAAGAAACAAGTTCCACATCCTGGTTCTTCTGATCCATCTGACTCAGATTCAGACTATCTTCCTGATACTCCTCCTGTTCCTTTTACTTCCATTGACtctgatgatgatatttatgttgaTACTGCTGCTGATAAAACTTCTCAGTTAGACCATGTTCTGCACTTTCAGAAACGAAAGATGATTAGAGGAAAAGTTGTCACTGGGTTTGGGGGTCCTGATATGGATACGTTAGTTTCAAAACTGACAGCACAGGGGTGGTCATCCttgtttcttcaaggtgatcatCAGAGAAGATTTGGTAAAAATGAGGTGTATGAGTTTTATACCAATGGAGTTGCCATTAGGGAAATGATTTCAACCACAGTTCATGGGAAAACCATCAATCTTTATCCCGCTGATATGGGCAGATTTCTCAGTTGGATGGTTGGTGTCATTATGTGA